A genomic window from Helicobacter pylori includes:
- a CDS encoding glycosyltransferase family 25 protein, whose protein sequence is MKLPPPPPNSTQDTQQDPIIETQQESSDPCIAPPKISFNKRVFRKIKRKLNRFIGNILARTEVYRGIVARYDELIGKYDELIGKYDELIGKYDELIGKYDELIGKYDELTEKYESLLAKETNIKETFWESRADSEKEALFLEHFYLTSVYVATTAGYYLTPKGAKTFIEATERFKIIEPVDMFMNNPTYHDVANFTYLPCPVSLNKHAFNSTIQNAKKLDISLKPPKKSYYDNLFYHKFNARKCLKAFHKYSKQYAPLKTPKEV, encoded by the coding sequence ATGAAGTTACCCCCCCCCCCCCCCAATTCCACACAAGACACACAACAAGACCCTATTATTGAAACACAACAAGAATCATCTGATCCTTGCATAGCACCCCCAAAAATCTCTTTTAATAAAAGGGTTTTTAGAAAAATTAAAAGAAAACTCAACCGCTTCATTGGAAATATTTTAGCCCGGACAGAAGTGTATAGGGGTATCGTAGCAAGATACGACGAACTCATAGGAAAATACGACGAACTCATAGGAAAATACGACGAACTCATAGGAAAATACGACGAACTCATAGGAAAATACGACGAACTCATAGGAAAATACGACGAACTCACCGAAAAATACGAATCCCTATTGGCAAAAGAAACAAACATTAAAGAGACCTTTTGGGAATCTCGCGCTGATAGTGAAAAAGAAGCGCTATTTTTAGAGCATTTCTACCTCACCAGCGTGTATGTGGCCACTACGGCAGGCTACTATCTCACGCCTAAAGGTGCTAAAACTTTTATAGAAGCCACGGAGCGTTTTAAAATCATAGAGCCGGTGGATATGTTTATGAACAACCCCACTTACCATGATGTGGCTAATTTTACCTATTTGCCTTGCCCTGTTTCTTTGAACAAGCATGCTTTCAATAGCACCATTCAAAATGCAAAAAAGCTTGACATTTCATTAAAACCCCCTAAAAAATCTTATTATGATAACCTTTTTTATCATAAGTTTAATGCTAGAAAGTGTTTAAAGGCCTTTCACAAATACAGCAAACAATACGCTCCTTTAAAAACCCCTAAAGAGGTTTAA